In Chanodichthys erythropterus isolate Z2021 chromosome 9, ASM2448905v1, whole genome shotgun sequence, a genomic segment contains:
- the csde1 gene encoding cold shock domain-containing protein E1 isoform X4, producing MEASDAPVAAPTPSTSSQPIPRSASVSCHSSRAVGGKKQKRTPLYQRSMSFDPSLLHNNGHGGFANGTSMGIRETGVVEKLLTSYGFIQCSERQARLFFHCSQYNGNLQELKIGDDVEFEVSSDRRTGKPIAVKLVKIKAEMLPEERISGQVVSAIPSHLDGKSAPGQVPTGSVCYERNGEVFYLTYTPDDVEGNVSLDTGDKVSFYMETNKHTGAVSAHNIVLVNKQQSRCQGVVCATKEAFGFIERGDVVKEIFFHYSEFKGDLEALQAGDDVEFTIKERNGKEVATDVRLLPQGTVIFEDISIETFEGTVTKVIPKVPTKNQNDPLPGRISARINFTDKELLFGEKDTKSKVTLLEGDHVQFNISTDRRDKLERATNIDILPDTFHFTKETREMGVIAAVRDGFGFIKCVDRDARMFFHFSEVLEESQLHISDEVEFTVVPDMLSAQRNHAVRIKKLPKGTVSFHTQSELRFVGVVEKEAVPATTNKNYSPSKVKEKDAEEGLIAYEESGEKSTLPYHIKDLEGGVYPQLGDKVEFSISEVKRTGQQSAVSLKILNRAVGTKRLLGYIATLKDNFGFIETANHDQEIFFHYSEVCGDVDNMDLGDTVEYTLSKGKGNKISAEKVTKVAAVNGVGEDVSNTVFLGKVVRPLRSVDPSQTEYQGLIEITEDGSSKGQSYPFGIVGMANKGDCLQKGEMVKFQLCTMAQTGQKMACNIVPQRRALVECVKDQFGFITYEVGESKKLFFHVKEVQDGLELQAGDEVEFSVILNQRTGKCSACNVRRVSEGPKPVATPRPDRLVNRLKSITLDDTNAPRLVIIRQPRGPDNSKGFSVERKLRQPGITD from the exons ATGGAGGCCTCTGATGCCCCTGTTGCTGCCCCTACCCCCTCCACCTCAAGCCAGCCAATCCCCCGCTCTGCCTCAGTTTCGTGCCATAGCTCTCGCGCGGTAGGGGGCAAAAAGCAAAAGCGGACCCCCTTGTATCAGCGATCT ATGAGTTTTGACCCCAGTCTGCTGCATAATAATGGCCATGGTGGATTTGCCAATGGAACGAGCATGGGAATCCGTGAGACAGGAGTGGTTGAAAAGCTGCTTACATCATATGGCTTCATTCAGTGCTCTGAGAGACAGGCCCGTCTCTTCTTCCATTGTTCTCAGTACAACGGCAACCTGCAGGAGCTTAAGATTGGAG ATGATGTGGAGTTTGAGGTGTCGTCTGATAGACGCACTGGCAAACCAATTGCGGTGAAGCTAGTAAAAATCAAGGCAGAAATGTTGCCAGAAGAGCGAATTTCTGGGCAG GTAGTATCAGCTATCCCCTCTCACCTGGACGGGAAGTCTGCACCTGGTCAAGTGCCCACAGGCAGTGTGTGTTATGAGAGGAATGGG GAAGTGTTTTATTTGACCTATACCCCTGATGATGTGGaaggaaatgtttctttagataCTGGAGACAAAGTCAGTTTTTACATGGAGACCAACAAGCA taCTGGTGCTGTTAGTGCTCACAACATTGTATTGGTAAATAAGCAACAGTCAAGATGTCAGGGAGTGGTTTGTGCTACCAAG GAGGCCTTTGGATTTATTGAACGAGGAGATGTTGTGAAGGAGATCTTCTTCCACTACAGTGAGTTTAAAGGGGATCTGGAGGCTCTACAAGCTGGAGATGACGTGGAATTCACcattaaagaaagaaat GGCAAGGAAGTGGCCACAGATGTGAGACTGCTGCCTCAGGGCACGGTTATATTTGAGGATATTAGTATTGAAACCTTTGAGGGCACTGTCACCAAGGTTATTCCCAAGGTCCCTACCAAGAATCAG AACGACCCGCTGCCTGGGCGAATCAGTGCCAGAATTAATTTCACTGACAAAGAGCTGCTATTTGGGGAGAAGGACACCAAGTCCAAAGTGACCCTGCTGGAGGGCGACCATGTCCAGTTCAATATATCCACTGACCGTCGGGACAAACTGGAGAGAGCAACAAATATCGACATCCTCCCTGACACCTTCCATTTCACCAAGGAGACCCGTGAAATG GGTGTGATAGCTGCCGTGCGTGATGGTTTTGGCTTCATCAAATGTGTGGACCGTGATGCCCGAATGTTCTTTCATTTCAGCGAGGTTCTGGAAGAGAGCCAACTGCACATTTCTGATGAAGTGGAATTCACCGTTGTCCCT GACATGCTGTCAGCCCAAAGAAACCATGCCGTGCGGATCAAAAAGCTGCCCAAGGGCACAGTGTCATTCCACACTCAGTCTGAGCTGCGTTTTGTGGGGGTGGTGGAGAAAGAAGCCGTGCCTGCTACCACCAACAAGAACTACAGCCCCAGCAAGGTCAAAGAGAAG GATGCAGAGGAAGGCTTGATTGCTTATGAAGAAAGTGGAGAGAAAAGCACTCTTCCCTACCATATTAAAGACCTGGAGGGAGGTGTTTACCCACAACTTGGAGACAAG GTGGAGTTCTCCATCAGTGAAGTGAAACGCACTGGACAGCAAAGTGCTGTGTCCCTCAAGATCCTTAATCGTGCTGTTGGCACCAAGAGGCTTCTGGGATACATTGCAACACTGAAGGATAACTTTGGCTTCATAGAAACAGCCAATCATGATCAGGAGATCTTCTTCCActacag TGAGGTATGTGGGGATGTGGATAACATGGACCTGGGGGATACGGTGGAGTACACTCTCTCCAAGGGTAAAGGAAACAAAATCAGTGCCGAGAAGGTCACCAAAGTTGCAGCTG tgaatGGAGTAGGAGAGGATGTGAGCAATACTGTGTTCCTGGGGAAGGTGGTTCGGCCTTTGCGCAGTGTGGACCCTTCTCAGACAGAGTATCAAGGCCTTATTGAGATCACAGAGGATG GCTCCAGTAAGGGTCAGAGTTATCCATTCGGCATTGTTGGTATGGCCAATAAAGGTGATTGTCTGCAAAAGGGTGAAATGGTGAAGTTTCAGTTGTGTACAATGGCCCAGACGGGACAAAAGATGGCCTGCAACATTGTGCCTCAGCGCAGAGCCCTGGTGGAGTGCGTCAAAGATCAG TTTGGTTTCATCACATACGAAGTTGGAGAAAGCAAGAAGCTGTTTTTCCATGTCAAGGAGGTGCAGGATGGTCTGGAGCTGCAGGCTGGTGATGAAGTAGAGTTTTCTGTGATTTTGAACCAACGCACAGGCAAATGCAGTGCTTGCAATGTTCGCAGAGTCAG tGAGGGTCCGAAACCAGTAGCAACACCTCGACCTGACAGACTTGTCAATCGTTTGAAGAGCATCACTCTTGATGACACCAACGCCCCCCGTCTTGTCATTATCAGACAGCCCCGTGGCCCAGACAATTCAAAG GGCTTCAGTGTAGAAAGGAAACTCCGCCAGCCTGGTATCACTGACTGA